The region AATTCAGAATCTCTACGTCTGTCTGTGTCTCTCACAGCTCgtgagaaaacaaatatttccttcatttgACTTCCCCAAACTACTCCTGTTTTGGGTACTTGACCCATCTTACTCGGAAGTCATCTCTGACCACCTTTGCCACGTTTTTCACCAACATGACTCAAGATGGAGCTACTTACAGATCAGATGGTCGTACACCGGCTATATGTCTCACAGTGCCTACACGGAGCAAAACTGTGTGAAGCAACGTTATGGTTGCGTTACGCTGTACTTGTCACCTTCGTAATGAACAAGCCACAAATTCAACGGTAGTTATAATTAAATAAGACCCTCCGCAGGGCTAGCCCTATGTTAGTAAGGTAGATAAAATAAACGATTCCCAGAGGCAAAGAAAATTCCTCAagtattttttcttattattttttgaactTGAGTTACTCCAAATACCCGAGTATGTAGTAATAAAACGAACTCACTGTGGTTGCGCCTTCCTCAGGTGGAGCAGCTGTCGGACGAGCGGCTTCATCACTTGGTGAAGATGACGCGCGATTTCACGCTTCTCTTTTACAAGGTGAGATGTTTCGGGCACACACTGTCTCGCCAGTGAtgaatcaaaaaataataataattcacatatttttttgcattaggCATTTTATAACATGTTCTGCTATGTCTTTATTTTGTGATATTTAATATCTTTGTATTTCTTgtctatttttcatattttctacttttttaaaatgactacTATTTCATATATTAGTATTTTTAGTCTATTTTGATATATATTCTATTAAATTTGATGTAATGTTCccttttttatatatgtatattttacatCTAATAGTTTACTGTGAAGTTATAATGTAACCCCCACAtttataattaatattaatatataagcGCAGTCATTCAGCTGAGTTTTTGCTTTAACTTGCAAGCGCGTAGCTGAGATACGAGCCCTTTAGGGTGGCAGTAAACGCAATTCAAATCACTTCACATTAAGAAGCACTTTGGCAAAGTGAAAGTTCCATCCAAAAAGCAGTTTCTTAGCACTCTCAGTTGAAGTCTACtgtcaaataaaacatgaagcgaattacacgttgtgtatttgaaacatgCAAATGTAATGTAGTTTGCTTGTTCcgcgagcttaatgctaacaggaATGGAAAATGGCTGCACGTCACGTCCGGTCGAGTGAACGCTGGCGCCCTGCTGCTTCTGCTCACCGGCTTCTTTTTAGGATTTCTTTtagtttgtttgaatgtttttcaactttttctaATCTTTCATTGCACATTCACACTTGATTTTATGTGATTGTGTTTTGGTCTAATATCTTGTAtcttttcaataaaaatgcacGTATACgtaaaatgtgtgtattttagcaaatatttgtatttttaaaaaatcttttctGTCTATTTGATTGGTATAGTTGAGTGTTAAAAGATTGTCATGTTATACCAACATAcacgctctctttctctctctgccaGTGTCGCAAGTCTGGCTCTGCGCTCTACACACACTACAAAGTCTACAAGCGTCCCCGGTGCGGCCGGTGTTCAGCCGCTATCACCGTATGTCGTCTCGGCGACAACGGCAGGATGACGTACTTCTGCGAACGCTGTCAGAAGCGTGATGCTGGCAACGTCCATGTCAGGTGGGAGCAAAACGCACATCCCTAAAGAAGTGACCGGTGTGCGAGTGTAGTTCGGTTGAcctaaataataatgatttcatCAGAATGCCTTTCACACTCAGAACTTCCTTTTAGAGATACATACCCCGAAGGTactcaatagggttgaggtcagggtatgatggtggtggtggcccacatttttatttatgattacttttgtcaaatttaagttatttctgtgaccactgcaggtttttctttcatcaacagaggggtaccaacaatttttttcACTGCCTGCCTTCCCACTTAACatggatagaaaatggatggatggatggatggatttgacttctcaagccgtcaatggcagtgaatgtgttttgatACACCTTGTACATTGcacaacatttaaaatatatacagttgaaaccagaattTTACATACgctatataaaaagacaagcttttttttctcactgtctgacatgaaatcagattaATTTTCTCTTTGGCTCAGTCGGCCTGCAGGCTGCCCATATATGGGCCTGCGCCGTCATAGGTACAATATGTCATTTTAGAATGCCACCAAGTGATCCAGCGCGGGAATGTATAggatagtcactaaatataaaaaaataaatattgaaaaatatagcaagatTTGTCAGAAGCTGATAGGCTTGAGCAGCATTCTGTCATCTACTCTTGTAGTGGCTTAGGTGAAAATtacttcttaaaaaaaacaaaacaataataataacataggGATGGATTATAGTTTTAAGCAAATTGTTTGTTCTTGTGATATAGATGATCAGcctacattttatgaccaatttatgcagctATTCCAAAGGGTACACATACTTTTCCCTCCTATGACAAAGAAGCATAAAAAGCTACTCAAGTAAGCTATGGAACCATTTTTCTGTCTTCAAAAAAGCTTTCCGGATAGAATGTTCTAGCTTTGTAGGGCCATCTTTTGCAAGCAGATGGGCTTGGCACGGAGCGGGTAAGTGTTCCGGGCACCACCAACGCGCACGTGTGTGTTAAGTGTGTTTGACAGGCAGGGCGTGGGCTCAGCACCTCCTGGCTGGTGTTTGAGCGAGGCTTAGCGAGAGCTCCCCGCCGAAAGCCCTTCAGCCACATTACACAGCTGAATGAGCAATCTGCGAGGGGAAGTTTGCTGCCGGCCGCCGTTACCACaactccctccatccatccatccatccatccattcatccccATGATGATTGGCGGCCTTCTTGTCTAACATAGTGGAGATTTATGTCGCAGCACTAACATTTAAATGCAACACGCCGCCTGCTGTTAGTGTTGCCTCACCAGCTGCTACAAGTGCAAATATTTGGTTAGTTTCCTCAtgatgtttgtaatatttttgtggggtggtgggggttctttgtacattttccgtttctatttTGGATTATTTTCGGATATTTTTGTGGTAATATATTTTTGTCCAGTACTTTCTAATCTTCATCTAATggttattttgtgtgtgcaatatttttgtatttattgctcATGTGTATTAGCTAATATAATCTcatatttttatcttttgtttttgcgATTTTATTTTCTAGtagtgaatatattttttttctaatcttGACGTTTTCCATCTATTTTTTTGTCTCACCTTTTGCAGTATTTTGAAGCAATTTTTTgtcatcaaatatttttgtattttgtgatatgtctaaaatgtgtgtatttttcatttattttcttgtcttttgtattattattttttgcaggTGCATTCTCTAAATGTctgtcattttgtcaaatatttttgttatgaaAATACACTGATCTCTTTTTATCagttatattttctgtctatttcttgtaatatttttgtcctatttatatttttatgtaatacACTTCATTTTCTACTATTTTTGTCATCATACGTTTTTGGATTGTTTTCTTATTTgtataaaatgtgcatttttcatccaattgtttttttcctcccttaatttggttttcaaatgtatgcacgtttttctatttttgtccaacattttattagttttctttctgaaaacaatatttattttttgccgtAACATTTCTTTGTGTAATTGTCCCTTTCGTGTctgttattttaattttctatGAAAGTACACAAATCGAATACTGTTGTATTTTCTTAACTgcaattttgtcaaaaaaaatgttaaaatttttttcataatacCTATTTAATATTTGactgtgtatttttgtttgttcttattgtttttctcatattattccatatttctttccattttttctaaaaacatttgTCGCAATAtgattgttttctattttttttaatcagtgcatttttacctttatttgtgtattttccaaTAGTTTGCATTATAGTTcctaacattttctttttgtattttttctcgGTAATTTCTACTATAACCCTTTTCTAGTATAACATAATATTTGGTCATCTTTATCAGAAAAGCTcaacataaatatttaaaatgctaATGAGTCTTATTTTTGATCTTGTTTTTCCATGTTTGCAGTCAACTTCCTGTCAGGGACACCCTGATTAGCTGGGCAAGCAGCGGGGGAGCCGCTAAGGAGAACGTGGCgaagagggaggaagaggactGGCCTTGTCACCTGTGCACTCTCCTCAACCGGCCTGCTGCCAAAAGCTGCAATGCCTGCCTCACTCCCAGAGCGCCGGGTAAAGGCCTccttatactcccgcgctcgacaacgcccgcattgcatcacgtgaccgacgcattggcccgCGCGACCCCTCTGCGTCGCTTGACGCgtacacggcaaaaattgttgccgCGCGTAGAATACAGCGGAGATCATCtatcgtgattggtccgtgttagtcacatgctgtgatgacgtactcagcgtgccccttggttctacataccatctacgccgccgccttcttgatcgattttgcagcgtCATTAAACgttatcatctggtcatctaggtcttgttctagcagactctgttccacggtcgccattgttgttgctttgttccttgttacagaaaggaaaggaaaaacggctaccggaaatggccaaaaaaaaaaaaaaaaagcagaggaaACGGTGTTGttctagccaataccagccgtagcgacacccacgacttggaggagaactgcagcacattttcaaaacagcacacGTAGGTTGCGCTCGAGTGTAAAGGCAAAccgcgcgggatagccgcagtgccgtcagcgcggtcgccgcccgtgggagtataaagaagccttaagactCATCGTTAGTAAGCGTAATGCATGAAAGCAGCCCAGGTTACCCCAATATTTAGttttatcatttacattttttaccatgtaatacatatttttttccccaaaaaatatttttgttgtaatataatttgtattttcgcCAATATTGTTTTCtaattctttttcattttaaatgtttgtatttttcatcgAATATCTTTTTAtgtgtattgtttttcatttataaacaacatatataatatataacaatatattttctttccaaaaaacattcattctattttgtattttcatgtttttgttaaatgtattatttttctaataatgtttaaaatgtttaattttcgtCACGTTTTGtactttgggatttttttttttcttccctcgaATGTTTTGCTTtagtttctaatattttttttctgtaatatttGGGGCACTTTTGTAATATCAAATGAAAATCTATAATAATTATATTGGTAAtattttgtgtaatattttcttctaattgtttttctcattttggactttttttggttatgttttgcaaaatgGTATCATATTTTTCCTCTAATTTAATCCTGGGAATTTTCTAAATATTGTTCTCATTGAATTTTTCcattcaatttttgttttttttatctttgtattctattatttttgtccgtttctttttcaaaatgtgctttctaaacatttgtgtttttcaatccaatattttttgtacttttagACTTTCCCGTTTGCAACATTTTAGTTGGCCTTAAGGTTTATCAGACTAGCATTACATTAGTGTACCTAATGCTTTGACTTGTACCGATCCCTTTAGCTCTTTCCGTGATGTTTATTTAGTTTAGCACTATTGCAGTCATAAAGATGTAACTCGGATCATTTTGCTCTCTATATAATTGggatattacattttcaaagcagttcATCTCCATTTGCGCTGAAACagcaatacatttaatttagtaTCTCTGTATGTTCGGATGTACTGAAATGGCGCAAAGGGAGGACTTGTGAGACTACTGGACTTGCAGGAGTACAGTATAGTTTTCGTAATAAAAGTGTGGATGTAACAAGCTGTGTTTTATGAGTGGAGCCTCAGAATAAATCTGAAATGTCTCTACCTCTTCCTCCACAGTCCACAAGGAAGACGCCTCTCTGCCCTCCTCCACCGATCTGGTGCGATACCCCTGCACCGCCTTCACGAAACCCCGAGAGGAGCGCAAACTCAACTGGCGCTCCGCTTTCGGAACGTCTACCCTGCTTTTCTCCGACTTGAACGTGGCGCCCGAGCCGTCTCGCGGGGGAGCGCCGCCGGCCTCGTCCAGTCAGCCACGCAAGAAAATGAGAATTGATGGCGGTCCCTCTAACAAGTTGGGGTGAGTGATTCCCTCATGAATAACTTGGTCTGCGGGTACTCAAGTTTTATTTTCAGGTTATTTCCCGGCTAACGAGACATGTTTCATCTCCTCTCTTAAGGTGTGCAGTGCACACAACAACAGGGATGCACATGCAAAAAAGTTGCAATAGTCCAAGAACAAAgaaattgggatttttttttttttctcttcttctagATAAAATGTTGCATATTTGGGAGggaaacaaagttttttttttttttttttttaaacaaaaaagtagTATTGTTTTCCAGAGGACATAAGaaattaaaagaagaaaaaaggcaaaTCTTTCGAGAAAATTCGTCGCAAACGAGAGTGACATTTTTTGAGAAAAGGTGTTAGTCAcggcaataaaatatttttctcagtAAAAAGTCATTCTACAACAATAAAGTCATGATATTACAAGAGTAACATATTTTTTCACGAGAAAAACACTCAGGAAAatacatattatttattttgttattttaaggtttttttaagtcacaataTTGTGCGAATAAAATCTCGTTTTGAAAGAGTCCATTTACGagaagtagttttttttctttcttggaaaaaaagggCACAATGTTacgaaaataaaattacatttgagaaaaaagGCACTATCACTAATATTTACTCATGTTCTAGTTACAGTAGGAGAAGCACTTTATGCAGAAATTGAACAAATTCCAattccgttttcctcccacttcccaattTCATCTCTTCTGTTAGTGCGCACACAACAGCTGGGGAGAAGCCCGGCTCCTCCGGCCCCTCCGCCTCACCCGTGTGTGCGTGGCACTGTCGCCCGGCCGTCCTGCGAGTGGTTCAAAAGGACGGCGACAATAAAGGACGACGGTTTTACGCCTGCTCGCTGCCCCGGGAGGCAAAGTGCGACTTCTTTGAGGTGAGGCCTCCCATTCCCTGTGTCTGCAAATTTTGCTGAcatctttaactcattcactgccagccttcccagttgacatggatatttgacttctgaagccgtcaatggcagtgaatgtgttaagggagacattttgtcacaatttaaaacagttcccaaaaTACCCCAGGATCAAAAATTAAAGTGTACTCACATTTTACACTACTTCACAACttaatttttaaactttttgcACCCAAGatgattttattcttgtgataTTATGTCTGCCTTTTAAGATtacacatttccccccctcagGAAATTAGTTtaattcttgtaacattacaactttgtttTAAGATtgacttttctttaaaaaaaaaaaaaaactgcctttttttactttttaaaatatttctttctgtttttaaatgattttactcTACTATCCTCTTTTATTTCCAGATGGTTATTATTACTGTTTCAAATTGCatttaataattttacaatTCATACATTGCAGttgcaacgattaatcgattatcaaattaatcaatatttttttatgaaaaaataaaaatattctcaTAGACTATAAAAAACtgcctttttttactttttaaaatatttttttctgtttttaaatgattttactcTACTATCCTCTTTTATTTCCAGATGGTTATTATTACTGTTTCAAATTGCatttaataattttacaatTCATACATTGCAGttgcaacgattaatcgattatcaaattaatcaatattttttataaaaaaataaaaatattctcaTACATAGActataatttaattgaaaaatagattttattcTGGTGTTGCAACTAAAATACACAATCTCATAATGAGCCTctttctaaaataaataaataaaataaattattcccGTGCAAGACTACaacttgtggaaaaaaagactattcTAGTTAGATGATTACTATTTTCTTGtaaatttccctttttttcctcaaaaaaggCTATTTTCATGaggtgatttattatttttttaagtttaatttattctaaattttttggtgttttgcgaGAATATTCtcttaatattatgactttttcccTTGAATAAATCATACTCCtgttttgcaaatgatgtgaTTTTGTTCTCatagtaataatttttttaaaattttttttttcttttctttctaaaaaattCACAATTCAGCAAAACTCAGTCCGGCTCGCTAGCAGACACACTTTTAATTTCACACGTGCTGGCTGGGctggcactccagagacccataATATTATTTGTTACAAGCCATTTAACAGTCACATTTCCATATTATGTCCTCTTTaaagtgttttatgtttttccaGTGGGCCGACTTGCACTTTCCCTCCTGTCACCACGGCAAACGATGCGTGATGAGGACCGTGCTCAAGCTGGGACCCAACAACGGCCGCGACTTCTACACCTGCGGCTCCCGAAAGGGTAAACAGTGCGATTATTTCCAGTGGGTGCAGGGCGGACCTGGCGTTTCTATCCTGCCGGGCTGCTAGCGACCATTTAGGACTAaaatcatgtttaaaaacatgactAAAAAACACATTGCCGTGCTTTCCAATCACGAGTGtgtatttacataattaatattatgagttgtttttatgtatttattaaagactccaaacaaagcctaaaatcacaatttttactttattgtgGTCAATTCATGTCTCCAATATCTTAAgagttaagaaaataaataaataattaaaagcaGTCCACCGACTTGAGAAGCGGCGCAACAGACTCACCGTCTGACACCATGTAGTGAAACTGCAATAAGCCGGGCACCTTGTTACAAGCTGCGCCTTTTTAAAGAGAGAAAACACAAATGAGTGgtttatttgttgcattaaaaaaaaaaaaaaaaaaaaaaaaaaaaggtgaatcaTGTTCAAGATTGTTGTGCCTGTACCTTTAAACAGCTTAACCATTGAATGGTTTGTCAAAAGAATTTTACACAGCATGCTTGCCATATTTCCTCCGGAGGCATTTATTTCACAAACAAGGGTAGGCCTTGtgcaaatgcattattatttcttttttgtccttTAAAGCTTTCAAATTACTTAAAATGAACTTTCGGCCTAAAATATGCCAAAAAAGGCAACTCACCGCCAAATTAGCTGAGGCTAATGTATCAATCTCGACTTTGATTTATTGACGAGATCAGTCACGCTATACACTTTCATACGTGTGAATTTTTAAAATCCTACTAGGcttgaaaatataaacattctTACATTAATTCTACTTTTAAACCCAGCAATCTCCTGGATATTGTCTCCAAGGTAAGTACTAATCACGCTTGGCAACTTGGTGCATTTGGTGGCGTCGGCGTGCGTACGAAGCCAAACACTCACCATAGTGGCCTGTCGCGTTCGCGCAGATGATCGCCCCGAAGAAGTCCGCGTAATGCCTTTTAATCCTGGAAATGGCCGTCTCGCAAGCTGCCGAGGGATCCGTCCCGGCTCTCATCAGCTCCACCGCCAAGTAACTGTTGGCAGTGCGGCATTGGACATGCGTCAGGCCGGCTAGCGAGGGCTTGTCAAGGCCATGAAGCGAGCTGTCGCAGTCAGGTCTGGTGCACTGCTGTCCCTCAAGGCGGATTCTACGCTCACGCTATTCACAAGGCTAAATAAAGAACTCCTAGGTCAGTGTTCAGTTCAGTTTAAGGATCACTAAATATAAAGTTTTTCAAAAGTCTTTAGACgactaaagtttttttttttttttttttctttctccgcAGACTAAAAATTAGC is a window of Phycodurus eques isolate BA_2022a chromosome 9, UOR_Pequ_1.1, whole genome shotgun sequence DNA encoding:
- the neil3 gene encoding endonuclease 8-like 3, yielding MVEGPGCTLNGEKIRSKVQKGQRVKEMRGSVLTTEGNNVIQRLKGCQYTDVDTLGKELFLYFGPKALRVHFGMNGSMRINSAERKHGGGGCSVPVLEIHLTTDTVCFFDSTVEMRLSDDCEQRVRALQALDVCSPAFNPSRSAEAARRHGGRMLCDVLLDQAVMPGVGNIIKNEALFDAGLHPAVKVEQLSDERLHHLVKMTRDFTLLFYKCRKSGSALYTHYKVYKRPRCGRCSAAITVCRLGDNGRMTYFCERCQKRDAGNVHVSQLPVRDTLISWASSGGAAKENVAKREEEDWPCHLCTLLNRPAAKSCNACLTPRAPVHKEDASLPSSTDLVRYPCTAFTKPREERKLNWRSAFGTSTLLFSDLNVAPEPSRGGAPPASSSQPRKKMRIDGGPSNKLGAHTTAGEKPGSSGPSASPVCAWHCRPAVLRVVQKDGDNKGRRFYACSLPREAKCDFFEVRPPIPCVCKFC